A window of Lepidochelys kempii isolate rLepKem1 chromosome 1, rLepKem1.hap2, whole genome shotgun sequence contains these coding sequences:
- the NDUFC2 gene encoding NADH dehydrogenase [ubiquinone] 1 subunit C2 yields the protein MVFLPDESRGLPPPPIVNRNSVWMGLVGWASALVDNAFNRRPVIRAGVHRQVLYATVGWCVGYYIGKRADYIHAKRDRDLMEYIRQHPEDFKEKDKKILAEVLEDFHPIR from the exons ATGGTGTTCTTGCCCGACGAGTCGCGGGGGCTGCCCCCGCCGCCCATCGTGAACAGGAACTCGGTGTGGATGGGCCTGGTGGGCTGGGCGTCGGCGCTCGTGGACAACGCCTTCAACCGGCGCCCGGTCATACGAGctg GAGTACACCGTCAGGTCCTGTATGCCACTGTGGGCTGGTGTGTTGGATATTATATCGGTAAACGTGCAGACTATATTCATGCTAAACGGGACAGAGATCTGATGGAATACATTAGGCAACATCCGGAAGATTTTAAGGAAAAAG ATAAGAAAATCCTAGCTGAGGTACTGGAGGACTTCCATCCAATTCGCTGA